From Leptospira ryugenii, a single genomic window includes:
- a CDS encoding polyketide cyclase, which yields MISKSYSYITKEIGAEEIWKVVSNINKWTEWDKTLKFAKIDGEFKAGNFFTIQPTNGPKVKILLVDVKPSEYFKDLTRFPFAKMYGEHFYEQTKEGLKITITMSISGILSSFWNHIVMKDIVSHLPEDIEAQIIEAKKIKSS from the coding sequence ATGATATCAAAATCATATTCTTACATCACAAAGGAAATTGGCGCAGAAGAGATTTGGAAAGTTGTGAGTAATATAAACAAATGGACTGAATGGGATAAAACTTTGAAGTTTGCCAAAATCGACGGCGAATTTAAAGCAGGAAATTTTTTTACCATTCAGCCTACAAATGGGCCAAAGGTAAAAATTCTATTGGTGGATGTAAAACCATCAGAATATTTTAAAGATTTAACTCGTTTTCCCTTTGCAAAGATGTATGGGGAGCATTTTTATGAACAAACGAAGGAAGGACTCAAGATAACAATAACCATGAGTATTTCAGGCATTTTAAGTTCGTTTTGGAACCATATCGTTATGAAAGATATTGTTTCCCATTTACCTGAAGACATCGAGGCACAGATCATTGAAGCAAAGAAAATCAAATCAAGCTAG
- a CDS encoding MarR family winged helix-turn-helix transcriptional regulator, with translation MKQRKSNQASADRTFRVKKAEDSTGFLLWQVISIWQREIRHRLEPLGLTHSQFVLLASLLWLNSQNEEVTQVLISEHTKIDPMTTSSVLRTLEKKGYIQRSEHSTDTRAKSILLSIDGEKIAKQAVREVETFDHEFFASLGSNKKDFNNRLKTLL, from the coding sequence TTGAAGCAAAGAAAATCAAATCAAGCTAGTGCCGATCGTACTTTCCGAGTAAAAAAGGCAGAGGACAGTACTGGCTTTTTACTCTGGCAAGTAATTAGTATCTGGCAAAGAGAAATCAGGCATCGATTAGAGCCACTTGGTTTAACACATTCGCAGTTTGTTTTGCTCGCAAGTTTACTTTGGCTAAATTCTCAAAATGAAGAGGTCACTCAAGTCCTGATTTCTGAACATACAAAAATAGATCCTATGACAACTTCTTCCGTATTGCGAACATTAGAAAAAAAAGGATATATCCAACGAAGTGAACATAGTACTGATACGAGAGCAAAATCTATCCTCTTAAGCATTGATGGTGAAAAAATTGCAAAACAGGCCGTTCGCGAGGTTGAAACTTTCGATCATGAGTTCTTTGCCTCCCTCGGATCGAATAAAAAAGATTTCAACAATCGTTTAAAGACATTGTTATAA
- a CDS encoding WD40/YVTN/BNR-like repeat-containing protein encodes MSWQEVHRKPTGNFKNGGLFLTDQIGFIIGQSGLVMRTADGGANWRRLVAGDRDHNINTIESHPFTRNLFIGGGNETYTSSYFQFSEDSGRTWKQIPLDTTVGAITALQFLKNSGQGFLAFAVADPARSFFYASDEQGKNWQRYSEVNFLVSGFKGFENGQFYAWGTNNTQTQSYFVYSNDFGKTWTSRPFNTGMDASRLIVSFVSTEIGFISGIVSSSPVVRKTTDGGQTYATVNLPSDIDSASQPIIDFLDDQTGFMISSGIAPNYYPFIDKTTDGGNSWRRTYSPNIPSVNVSNAGFIKKNRNDLVCYIDSSFGPNLIQSSDGGESWSARGEGENSQFGRVTMVSDTVGYTSGGFTNAPRIVLKTTDGGNSWQTVFRSVTGLFRSIYANPNGLVWSVGNQRMAVYSTNGGLDWNVPASFGSIAASSEFRGVAANQSGVVLLAVRVGSTGNISRSTDSGVTWNIAFPINANMTDVKFIDETTAIAVSGLTSATNFSAHGVYLSTDSGANWTQVPSMAGVNLYDIHVLNANTIFVGSGASNSTSPVDSAYISTDRGQSWRKIFEKNAKSTFNTSVLFLDERNGIVSGTSGTWRTSDQGQNWIRELPMSDNSFIGLTSNPSKNKIIGVGGSGTIQMRNWP; translated from the coding sequence TTGTCTTGGCAAGAAGTACATCGAAAGCCTACTGGAAACTTTAAGAATGGTGGTCTATTTTTAACTGACCAAATTGGATTTATCATTGGCCAAAGTGGTTTAGTAATGCGAACTGCAGACGGCGGTGCAAATTGGAGGAGGCTTGTTGCAGGAGATCGTGACCATAATATAAATACGATCGAGAGCCATCCGTTTACCCGGAATTTATTTATTGGTGGAGGAAACGAAACCTATACCTCAAGTTACTTTCAATTCTCCGAGGACTCTGGCAGAACTTGGAAGCAAATCCCATTGGATACTACAGTAGGTGCCATAACTGCTTTACAGTTTTTAAAAAATTCAGGTCAGGGATTTTTGGCATTTGCAGTCGCAGATCCAGCAAGATCCTTCTTTTATGCTTCTGATGAGCAAGGAAAAAATTGGCAAAGATATTCGGAGGTTAATTTTTTAGTTTCAGGTTTTAAAGGATTTGAAAATGGACAGTTTTATGCTTGGGGTACAAATAATACGCAAACTCAATCCTATTTTGTATATAGTAATGATTTTGGGAAGACTTGGACAAGTAGACCATTTAACACTGGTATGGATGCCTCAAGGTTAATTGTATCTTTTGTGTCAACGGAAATCGGTTTTATCTCCGGAATTGTCTCCTCCTCACCTGTCGTTCGCAAAACTACCGATGGCGGACAAACCTATGCAACAGTAAATCTTCCCAGTGACATAGACTCAGCTTCTCAGCCGATCATAGATTTTTTAGACGATCAAACTGGATTTATGATTTCATCTGGAATAGCTCCAAACTACTATCCCTTTATAGATAAAACCACCGACGGTGGAAATAGTTGGCGCAGGACATATTCACCTAATATACCCTCTGTAAATGTATCTAACGCGGGTTTTATCAAGAAGAATAGAAATGATCTAGTGTGTTATATAGATTCTAGTTTTGGTCCAAATTTAATCCAATCTTCCGATGGAGGGGAGTCCTGGTCAGCAAGAGGAGAGGGTGAAAATTCTCAATTTGGGCGAGTTACTATGGTATCAGACACTGTCGGTTATACAAGCGGTGGATTTACGAATGCACCTAGAATCGTATTGAAAACAACTGATGGTGGAAATTCGTGGCAGACTGTTTTTCGATCAGTAACAGGTCTATTTCGCTCAATATATGCAAATCCGAATGGTCTTGTCTGGTCGGTCGGCAATCAACGAATGGCTGTCTATTCAACAAATGGAGGTTTAGATTGGAATGTTCCAGCAAGCTTTGGTTCAATAGCGGCAAGTAGCGAGTTTCGGGGAGTCGCGGCAAACCAATCAGGAGTCGTACTATTAGCTGTTCGAGTCGGCTCTACTGGAAATATATCTAGATCAACGGATTCTGGAGTTACTTGGAATATCGCTTTCCCAATCAATGCAAACATGACGGATGTAAAATTCATAGATGAAACAACTGCGATCGCTGTGTCTGGTTTAACCTCTGCGACGAATTTTTCAGCGCACGGCGTATACTTATCTACTGATTCCGGTGCCAATTGGACACAAGTCCCATCTATGGCTGGAGTCAATTTGTATGACATCCATGTACTAAATGCGAATACTATTTTTGTTGGATCAGGTGCTTCAAACTCCACATCACCAGTCGATTCAGCTTACATCTCAACTGATAGAGGACAATCTTGGAGAAAGATTTTTGAGAAAAATGCAAAATCTACTTTTAATACATCGGTTTTATTTCTGGACGAAAGGAACGGTATAGTTTCAGGAACTTCCGGGACTTGGCGTACATCGGATCAAGGTCAAAATTGGATCCGCGAGCTTCCCATGTCGGATAACTCATTCATAGGATTAACAAGCAACCCATCTAAAAATAAGATCATTGGAGTTGGTGGTTCAGGGACCATACAAATGAGGAATTGGCCATGA